A stretch of the Terriglobia bacterium genome encodes the following:
- a CDS encoding TadE/TadG family type IV pilus assembly protein, with translation MKAAISTPFRIFWRRLAEFGRDRSGIAATEFAVTVPLMLVLFFGAVEFSTGVAVDRKVTLVARTLSDLVSQNTSVTDAQFTNFF, from the coding sequence ATGAAGGCGGCGATCTCGACACCGTTCCGGATCTTCTGGCGGCGTCTTGCCGAGTTCGGGCGCGACCGTAGCGGCATTGCTGCGACCGAGTTCGCCGTCACCGTCCCGCTGATGCTGGTGCTGTTCTTCGGCGCCGTCGAGTTTTCCACCGGCGTTGCCGTCGATCGCAAGGTCACCCTCGTGGCCCGCACGCTGTCCGACCTGGTGTCGCAGAACACCTCGGTCACCGACGCCCAGTTCACCAACTTCTTCA
- a CDS encoding TadE/TadG family type IV pilus assembly protein produces MPSAVSLKTLLRRFRRHRRGSAAVEFALVAPVFFALLFAIIEVALMFFASQVLETVTQSAARYILTGQAQSGSMTQAQFKTYVCNQIPALFTCANVKVNVQSYPAFSSISNSTVYDGSGNFTGAQNYCPGNGGDIVFVSLSYQWPLFVTGLGFNMSNPGTTKKWLTATAAFQNEPFSAPASGC; encoded by the coding sequence ATGCCGTCTGCCGTTTCCCTGAAGACCCTGCTGCGCCGCTTCCGCCGTCATCGGCGCGGTTCAGCCGCGGTGGAATTCGCCCTCGTGGCGCCGGTGTTCTTCGCCCTGTTGTTTGCGATCATCGAAGTTGCGCTGATGTTCTTCGCCTCCCAGGTGCTGGAAACCGTTACGCAATCGGCGGCGCGCTATATCTTGACCGGGCAGGCGCAGAGCGGCTCAATGACCCAGGCGCAATTCAAGACCTATGTCTGCAACCAGATCCCGGCGCTGTTCACCTGCGCCAACGTCAAGGTCAATGTCCAAAGCTATCCTGCATTTTCGTCTATCAGTAACAGCACCGTGTACGATGGCAGCGGCAATTTCACCGGCGCTCAGAACTATTGCCCCGGCAATGGCGGCGACATCGTGTTCGTGAGTCTTTCGTACCAGTGGCCGTTGTTCGTCACCGGGCTCGGCTTCAACATGTCCAATCCTGGCACCACCAAGAAATGGCTCACCGCGACCGCGGCGTTTCAGAACGAGCCGTTCTCGGCGCCGGCGTCGGGTTGCTAA